A single window of Agelaius phoeniceus isolate bAgePho1 chromosome 16, bAgePho1.hap1, whole genome shotgun sequence DNA harbors:
- the C16H8orf33 gene encoding UPF0488 protein C8orf33 homolog isoform X2, with amino-acid sequence MEQAPQGVFQEELEWCISQLEADLHLTPHPKLAEETQQHIFKDLHSPATPLAEKQQVMSNEFGDCHLKMDEGQKSIEKGMTPDAVEVQPSKGQTADGVKQSDPTPEAKPELFTSSGSSFRFDFTLSKTDPEADCGDSGAEQVQNTVRATKQENWNGPLRFAASGQEPKFAFNFAIPDEDCPHLQLLPGSQHTEDTADSSLPAESAALPQAAALQKPEVTRVTGNAPKEDRSHVTSKIPQTETAPAGEAMTEKSTGGGAAQKKKKKKQKAPVSKNKTEETETSRKAKAEANSCKNTDTSHQDETSQQSDEQLWKEVDWCVNQLELGLKTQKPTPKQAEEALRAIRTLRSDKAPLVKKRQLMRAMFGDYRKKMQEELCRELKLMETAAKSARIVELKGSIRKKNGQFIRKCLGACRKSQGSAESSSESHRTLNRGLFNFTTPQEFHFNFF; translated from the exons GCTCCCCAAGGTGTGtttcaggaggagctggagtggtgcatttCACAACTGGAGGCAGATCTCCATCTCACTCCACACCCCAAACTAG CAGAGGAGACCCAACAACACATTTTCAAGGACCTGCACTCCCCTGCGACTCCTCTCGCAGAGAAGCAACAAGTGATGAGCAATGAGTTTGGGGATTGTCATCTCAAGATGGATGAGGGTCAgaagagcattgagaaag GCATGACCCCTGACGCAGTGGAAGTACAGCCAAGCAAGGGGCAGACTGCAGATGGTGTGAAACAGTCTGACCCAACCCCTGAGGCAAAGCCTGAGTTGTTCACATCATCTGGCAGCAGCTTCCGATTTGATTTTACACTTTCCAAGACCGACCCAGAAGCTGACTGTGGTGACAGTGGTGCTGAGCAGGTACAAAACACTGTCAGAGCCACCAAGCAGGAGAACTGGAATGGCCCCTTGAGGTTTGCTGCCTCTGGACAAGAACCCAAGTTTGCTTTCAACTTTGCCATCCCAGATGAAGACTGTCCTCATCTTCAATTACTTCCAGGAAGCCAACATACAGAGGACACAGCAGATTCTTCACTGCCTGCTGaatcagcagctctgccacaggCTGCAGCCTTGCAGAAGCCTGAGGTGACTCGAGTGACAGGGAATGCACCCAAAGAGGATAGAAGCCATGTCACATCAAAGATCCCCCAAACAGAGACAGCCCCTGCAGGTGAGGCAATGACAGAGAAATCAAcaggaggtggagctgcccagaagaaaaaaaagaagaaacaaaaagcacCTGtcagtaaaaacaaaacagaagaaactGAGACCAGCAGGAAGGCAAAGGCGGAAGCTAACAGCTGTAAAAATACAGATACTTCCCATCAGGATGAGACCTCTCAG CAGTCAGATGAGCAGCTGTGGAAAGAGGTGGACTGGTGTGTGAACCAGCTGGAACTCGGCTTGAAGACACAGAAACCCACTCCAAAGCAGG CTGAGGAGGCTCTCAGGGCAATCAGGACACTGCGCAGTGACAAGGCTCCACTGGTGAAGAAGCGTCAGCTCATGAGAGCCATGTTTGGAGACTACAGGAAGaagatgcaggaggagctgtgcagagagcTGAAGCTTATGGAAACAG CTGCAAAATCTGCCAGGATCGTGGAGTTGAAGGGAAGCATCCGCAAGAAGAATGGCCAGTTCATccggaagtgcttgggagcctGCAGGAAAAGCCAAGGTTCAGCAGAATCCTCTTCAGAGTCACACAGGACACTTAACAGAGGCTTATTCAATTTCACAACTCCCCAAGAATTTCACTTTAATTTCTTCTAG
- the C16H8orf33 gene encoding UPF0488 protein C8orf33 homolog isoform X1 — MPMKQGSPRCVSGGAGVVHFTTGGRSPSHSTPQTRAADTCPAAGQYLTLAEDYEPYVRCSAEETQQHIFKDLHSPATPLAEKQQVMSNEFGDCHLKMDEGQKSIEKGMTPDAVEVQPSKGQTADGVKQSDPTPEAKPELFTSSGSSFRFDFTLSKTDPEADCGDSGAEQVQNTVRATKQENWNGPLRFAASGQEPKFAFNFAIPDEDCPHLQLLPGSQHTEDTADSSLPAESAALPQAAALQKPEVTRVTGNAPKEDRSHVTSKIPQTETAPAGEAMTEKSTGGGAAQKKKKKKQKAPVSKNKTEETETSRKAKAEANSCKNTDTSHQDETSQQSDEQLWKEVDWCVNQLELGLKTQKPTPKQAEEALRAIRTLRSDKAPLVKKRQLMRAMFGDYRKKMQEELCRELKLMETAAKSARIVELKGSIRKKNGQFIRKCLGACRKSQGSAESSSESHRTLNRGLFNFTTPQEFHFNFF, encoded by the exons GCTCCCCAAGGTGTGtttcaggaggagctggagtggtgcatttCACAACTGGAGGCAGATCTCCATCTCACTCCACACCCCAAACTAG AGCTGCCGACACATGTCCTGCTGCTGGTCAGTACCTAACCTTGGCAGAGGACTATGAACCCTATGTAAGATGCTCAG CAGAGGAGACCCAACAACACATTTTCAAGGACCTGCACTCCCCTGCGACTCCTCTCGCAGAGAAGCAACAAGTGATGAGCAATGAGTTTGGGGATTGTCATCTCAAGATGGATGAGGGTCAgaagagcattgagaaag GCATGACCCCTGACGCAGTGGAAGTACAGCCAAGCAAGGGGCAGACTGCAGATGGTGTGAAACAGTCTGACCCAACCCCTGAGGCAAAGCCTGAGTTGTTCACATCATCTGGCAGCAGCTTCCGATTTGATTTTACACTTTCCAAGACCGACCCAGAAGCTGACTGTGGTGACAGTGGTGCTGAGCAGGTACAAAACACTGTCAGAGCCACCAAGCAGGAGAACTGGAATGGCCCCTTGAGGTTTGCTGCCTCTGGACAAGAACCCAAGTTTGCTTTCAACTTTGCCATCCCAGATGAAGACTGTCCTCATCTTCAATTACTTCCAGGAAGCCAACATACAGAGGACACAGCAGATTCTTCACTGCCTGCTGaatcagcagctctgccacaggCTGCAGCCTTGCAGAAGCCTGAGGTGACTCGAGTGACAGGGAATGCACCCAAAGAGGATAGAAGCCATGTCACATCAAAGATCCCCCAAACAGAGACAGCCCCTGCAGGTGAGGCAATGACAGAGAAATCAAcaggaggtggagctgcccagaagaaaaaaaagaagaaacaaaaagcacCTGtcagtaaaaacaaaacagaagaaactGAGACCAGCAGGAAGGCAAAGGCGGAAGCTAACAGCTGTAAAAATACAGATACTTCCCATCAGGATGAGACCTCTCAG CAGTCAGATGAGCAGCTGTGGAAAGAGGTGGACTGGTGTGTGAACCAGCTGGAACTCGGCTTGAAGACACAGAAACCCACTCCAAAGCAGG CTGAGGAGGCTCTCAGGGCAATCAGGACACTGCGCAGTGACAAGGCTCCACTGGTGAAGAAGCGTCAGCTCATGAGAGCCATGTTTGGAGACTACAGGAAGaagatgcaggaggagctgtgcagagagcTGAAGCTTATGGAAACAG CTGCAAAATCTGCCAGGATCGTGGAGTTGAAGGGAAGCATCCGCAAGAAGAATGGCCAGTTCATccggaagtgcttgggagcctGCAGGAAAAGCCAAGGTTCAGCAGAATCCTCTTCAGAGTCACACAGGACACTTAACAGAGGCTTATTCAATTTCACAACTCCCCAAGAATTTCACTTTAATTTCTTCTAG
- the C16H8orf33 gene encoding UPF0488 protein C8orf33 homolog isoform X3 codes for MSNEFGDCHLKMDEGQKSIEKGMTPDAVEVQPSKGQTADGVKQSDPTPEAKPELFTSSGSSFRFDFTLSKTDPEADCGDSGAEQVQNTVRATKQENWNGPLRFAASGQEPKFAFNFAIPDEDCPHLQLLPGSQHTEDTADSSLPAESAALPQAAALQKPEVTRVTGNAPKEDRSHVTSKIPQTETAPAGEAMTEKSTGGGAAQKKKKKKQKAPVSKNKTEETETSRKAKAEANSCKNTDTSHQDETSQQSDEQLWKEVDWCVNQLELGLKTQKPTPKQAEEALRAIRTLRSDKAPLVKKRQLMRAMFGDYRKKMQEELCRELKLMETAAKSARIVELKGSIRKKNGQFIRKCLGACRKSQGSAESSSESHRTLNRGLFNFTTPQEFHFNFF; via the exons ATGAGCAATGAGTTTGGGGATTGTCATCTCAAGATGGATGAGGGTCAgaagagcattgagaaag GCATGACCCCTGACGCAGTGGAAGTACAGCCAAGCAAGGGGCAGACTGCAGATGGTGTGAAACAGTCTGACCCAACCCCTGAGGCAAAGCCTGAGTTGTTCACATCATCTGGCAGCAGCTTCCGATTTGATTTTACACTTTCCAAGACCGACCCAGAAGCTGACTGTGGTGACAGTGGTGCTGAGCAGGTACAAAACACTGTCAGAGCCACCAAGCAGGAGAACTGGAATGGCCCCTTGAGGTTTGCTGCCTCTGGACAAGAACCCAAGTTTGCTTTCAACTTTGCCATCCCAGATGAAGACTGTCCTCATCTTCAATTACTTCCAGGAAGCCAACATACAGAGGACACAGCAGATTCTTCACTGCCTGCTGaatcagcagctctgccacaggCTGCAGCCTTGCAGAAGCCTGAGGTGACTCGAGTGACAGGGAATGCACCCAAAGAGGATAGAAGCCATGTCACATCAAAGATCCCCCAAACAGAGACAGCCCCTGCAGGTGAGGCAATGACAGAGAAATCAAcaggaggtggagctgcccagaagaaaaaaaagaagaaacaaaaagcacCTGtcagtaaaaacaaaacagaagaaactGAGACCAGCAGGAAGGCAAAGGCGGAAGCTAACAGCTGTAAAAATACAGATACTTCCCATCAGGATGAGACCTCTCAG CAGTCAGATGAGCAGCTGTGGAAAGAGGTGGACTGGTGTGTGAACCAGCTGGAACTCGGCTTGAAGACACAGAAACCCACTCCAAAGCAGG CTGAGGAGGCTCTCAGGGCAATCAGGACACTGCGCAGTGACAAGGCTCCACTGGTGAAGAAGCGTCAGCTCATGAGAGCCATGTTTGGAGACTACAGGAAGaagatgcaggaggagctgtgcagagagcTGAAGCTTATGGAAACAG CTGCAAAATCTGCCAGGATCGTGGAGTTGAAGGGAAGCATCCGCAAGAAGAATGGCCAGTTCATccggaagtgcttgggagcctGCAGGAAAAGCCAAGGTTCAGCAGAATCCTCTTCAGAGTCACACAGGACACTTAACAGAGGCTTATTCAATTTCACAACTCCCCAAGAATTTCACTTTAATTTCTTCTAG